The genomic interval GCATGGCATTTGATGCGGTAAGCATTTAATGTTTTATTAGTCCACCTGACATGATTTCTATTAGCTGAGATAGTTGCCTTTTTAAGAAATGCATTTCTAAATGTAAAATGCCTTTCTGCACAAGATAAAAACTTACGGAGACCAAGATCACTACTACTTCAGTAACTTACATAGTGACTTTTCACAATTCTTTAAGGCTGCATGGTTATACTAAAAGCTAATTTCTTCTGCAGGCAGAGGGAATGAATTATCTTCACAAATGTAATCCTCCGATTGTGCATCGTGATTTGAAGTCTCCAAATCTTCTCGTTGATGAGAAATATACTGTGAAAGTAAGATTCCTAGTAATATGCCTTATGTACCTTGTACTGTCTGCACAATGTTTTCTTATCACCATCAAGTCAAAGTTTCACCTGATATTTTTCTGCCCATTTACTGTTTGCACAGATAGCCTCATTCAAATTTCAAATGTGATTGTTATTACTCTTAAGTAGCCTGAATTTCCTACTAACTGCTAATGAATTTGTTGTTGTTTACTAGTCCATAGAGCACCATGTATGATTTGAGTATGTTGTGTTACTTCTGCAAGTCTTGCTTCATATTTATTGCTAAATGAGATTTCTGGAAAGATCAATTTTAACATCAATGTTATTTTATGCAACATATGCTAGACAATTTATGTTAATAAATCAAACTCACCGACATGGTATGGTATCTTTAATTAATCAAGTTCTTGCAGCTCAAATTTTTGGATAAAGTTGGAGACAAATGCGGAAGAAAAGTTTGCAACCCTTCCACGGAGCTACAAAGAGCATTGCAGTTTGATTCACTTTGATGAGTTAATCTGCTGTCAAAATATTAATGAATCAAGCAAATGATCTTTCTTGAACAACTGGCAGAGAACGAAACTGAACATGCAAaggaatatttatttcaatagaaATTTTTACAAGATTAATACTTGCTGGCATACTCCAACCATCTACCAATGTTCTTTTTTTGGCATTAAAAAAAAGGTATCTTTCTGCACAGATGGATGCATAATGTTTAATGTTGTATTCATGGTTGATGAAATACTTGAATAAGTATAACCTGATAGTGTATTATTTACAAAAATATATCAGGCAAATATAAGTTTAACAAATACAATGCTcttgaccatgtgttttgatccTTGTGAAGTACTTATATTTGTAACTTCAATTTGTATTTATTACAGCCGTACATTCATCTtgttaaattttgatttatttttttgtatCCTTTGATGTAAGTCGACCTTCATTTTTTTTATCCGTTTGTAGTAAAAGGTGATTATGCTCACCTACGTCCCTTACAGCTTATCCTCAGGTTATGTAAAGGGATATAAATCACAAGGTAATGCCAAGTGGCAAGGGTGAGAGGAGTTTTTTTCCTCCAAGGGCATGCATCTATTGAGAATTAACCTCTTATCCCATTGTAGTAAAGTTGTCATCCTCTAGTCAACTAGGCACCCCCATGGGGACTTCCTTTTTTTGTATCCTTTTATAGCAAAAAGATTATTACGCTCACCCCAGACACCCCTCAGAGTTCGTCCCTAGGTTACGTGAAGAGAGATAAATCATAGGGTCAACTTATAACCGATCGCCCAAATAGCTAGGGGTAGAAGAGTTTTTTTCTCCGAGGGTATGCGTCCGCCGGGAATTGATCCCTTACCTATTATAGCAAGTCTTTGACTCTCTGACCAACTGGACATCCCCGtggggattttattttttgtatgcTGCTTCTATGCAAAGTTGTCAATGATTTTTGTTACTTACTAAGTTTGCTTGTCAAAAGATTGTGATTAATATCAACTATAACCTCAGTAAATTGCTCTTTTGAAATCCAGATCTGTGATTTTGGTCTTTCAAGACTTAAAGCAAACACATTTCTCTCATCCAGATCTCTTGCAGGAACAGTTACTTGCTTGCATTGTTCAACTAGCTTCACTGAATCTGTTTCCTCTATCACATATTATTGATGGCTTTTGGTTTTATTATTTCACATTAGCCTGAGCGGATGGCACCTGAAGTACTTCGGGGCAAACCATCAAATGAGAAATCAGACATTAATACTTGGTGTATAATTGAAATCATATCATCCTTGTTCAATGTTTTTTTAGTCACCCTTCAATTTTATTTAAGGATTCAATGATTATGAACGACACCTAAACAAATTCAAGTTTGAGAGGTCTATTGTAGATCTTTAGTTGGGTTATAGCTTATACATGTTGCTTTGTGTTTTATTCGTCAATTTGTTAACCCTCTGTTAGTGGGTCACTGGGTTGTTTGTTAACTTCCTGATGTGGCAATTCTGCTAGGATGAGACCCATCAAACATGGACTATCAGTAGGCTAAGCTTTCCCTGCTCATTTTCCTATTTTTTAATTCCTATATTCCATCAacgaatcacatttggttaaatttgttgcaaaacacATCTTGATTACATTAGTTACAAACAAATTTTACTTCCAATTAGAAAAAGGATATTCAAATGCATAATCTGTCTTCTGGCACGTGCTGGATCCCATTGCTTGGTACCATTTCTTTACCAGTATAAGAATTACAAGCTGTTCCCTTGCAGCTGGTTGCTGCAGTCGCCTTTAAAGGAAGAAGGCTCGAGATCCCAAGTAGTGTAAATAAACATCTGGCTGCTATAATTGAGTCCTGTTGGGCCAGGTATACATATGTTCAATCTATTGCCTCTGGCAGACATGTTTCTTGATGTTCTTCATTCTTTCGTCCACCCCCACTAACTTAAATCATATTTTGAGCTTCAACGAGCCACGGAAACGGCCTTCTTTTTCTACTATCATGGAATTCTTGAAGCCTCTAATCACTCCTCTGTCACCTCAGCCATTACATGCTGATACGTCTACCGTCCAATAGCCAGATGAGTGCATATTCCTAAAGGAGGTGTTACCTGAATATATGTGCTCGTGATAGACAATACATCCGTCATGGtggtaaaaggcgaatacgctcgcctccaACGTCCCTGTTAACTCATCCCagagtcaacacggaggaggtaaatcacggacggctactagcctttggaatagtgactaacacataaggaagACATTTATCTTCCTTATGTGGCCAACATGACAATACGTCCATCATGTTGAAAGATATAGATGTAGACTTGTGATCGACAATACTTCTATCATGTGGGAAGATATAGATCTAAAATTGTGATTTATATGTTCACTGCAGTAGTAGTGTTTTCTCTGTTCTGTCTCATCTGTACTTCTATGTTCTGTCAATTATACTACGGTTCTTGCATTTGGAACAAACTGAGTATGAAGCCGATGATCATGAGGTATGCTAACCACAAGGTTCGATGTAGATGGAACAGTTCGTTGCAAAATAACAGACATTGTCAAATATGCAAAATCTGTTCTTTGCATTTGGTGGAAACAATATGAATACAATGGGTATGAGACGCCTTTAACCGTaaggttaaataaaaaaaaaagtcatgCACATTAAATAGAATAGAGCAAAAATAACAATCTTGTTCATAGCGATGGcgaaaatcaattttctttagaGAGAAACTTGCTTTTGAATGTGCACAGGATTCCACAATCTTGTTTTAAGATTCAACACTTGATATCGTTCTGATTTTATGAGAAGTCTCTAAAGAGCCGATGGTCAACGTGAGCTGTATTGGTGCACTTCAAAACATTGGACCGTCAACGAAGAAAAGTAAAAAAGCTTGGGTTCTAGTCAGACAAAAGTCAAAAAGGTTGACCGGCAAAGTTGGATTGCAAAGCGTTAATAGATCAAGTTCAATGAACGCGCAATcctatgaaattaaattttttaggtAAGTTATGGCTTTTGAACAactttaatgatttttaaaagtgaaTTTAGGCATGTATGAGTATGAGTGACTTTCCCCAAAAACACGACTATGACTATGAATATGAAAacgaaagaaagaaataaaagaaaagttttaattaaaaggaAGTTAGGActtcggaggaggaggaggagaggagttgtttttcaaagtttttaatgCCAATCGATGCTTATCATCGATTAATAAATACATGAAATTTCGAATATAAAATTGCGAAACACACAAGCAACGGACAGGATCTATACAGATAGATCGATCACAAGGAGGGAGAAGAGGATGGCGGCGGAGTTGGAGAAGATGAGGTTGACCAGGGGGTCATGTCCATAGGGTAGCTGCCGAGGACGCGTAGGAAGGAGGTGAACTCCTGGATCTCGGCCAGCGCGTTCTGGGCGCGGGGCTCCGCCATCGACGCCTGGAAGTCGACGTGGAACATGTACTCGAAGTGCTGAGCGGTGCCGACATTGGCGTCGTCGACGAGGCGGATGGGGCGGTGGCGGTgcgggcggctctcgatcttggTGAGGCTGATGTCGCGGAAGGCGAAGGCGGAGAGAACCTTGAAGAGGACGGAGGTGCCCTCGCGGTCTTGGGCGAAGACGATGCTGGTCTTGAAGGGGCGGTCGGTGCGGGGGATGATGGGCTCCCGCGCCAGCATCACGAACCGCGTTACGTTGCTGCTGTCGTCTTGGATCCCGTCCGCCACCACCTGCAGCCCGTACAGCTCTGCCGCGCGCGCCGACGCGATGGCCGCCGTGTCGCGGAGGCCGTTGTTGGCTACGTACTCGGCTGCGCCGGCCGTGTCGTCGAAGGACTCGCGGGTGACATTGAGGCCGAGGCGGGTGAGGGTGAGCTCGCACTGGGCCAGCGCCTGCGGGTGGCTCATCACCCGGGTCAAGTACTCCTTCCGCACCCCCGGCAGCGCCAGGAGGCAGTGGTGCACGGGCAGCTGCACCTCGCCGACGATGTGGAGGCGGTGACGGAGAAGGAGGTCGTAGTTTCGGTGGATGCTGCCGCCCAGCGAGTTCTCAACCGGAAGCACTGCCCGGTCCGCGATCCACAGCTCCACCGCCTGGAACGCCACCTCGAATTGGTCGCAGGGGATCGGCTCACAATTAGGGTACGCCTTCCCGGCCGCGGCCTCGCTGTACGCGCCCGGGACACCCTGGTACGCCACGCGGAGCCGCGACCCGTGCATCGGGGCCGGGGACAGATCCGCGATGCTCAGCGGCCGCGGGAGGTTGGGGGTCGGGGCCAGATCTACCCCGCCCGCGGCAGCGGAAAACACGACGGACTTCACGATGGCGCTCGTAGAGTTGATGGATGAGGGGAGGCGGTGATTGGTGGCTTCGCCATGGTCGGGCTCGGCGGCGGAGGGGTCCACAGGACTGTTAGACGGCTTGTCGGAGGAGGATCCCAAAGcagcagcggcggcggcggaTTTGCTTGAGAGGATGGCGCACAAGGCTTGCCAATCGGAGCGGCTAGCTCTGGTGAAGGAGGCGGACGCGACGGGACAGTGGCTGAACCGAACGGCGGCGGTAAGGCGGCGGCGAAGAGAGAGGAGTGCGCATCGGTGATTAGGTGTGGCAGTGGGATTGGAAGGCAGCAAGGCGGCTACCATGCTGGACATGGCGCACGAttggaaagaagaagaggaagaagaaaaacgaagaagcagaagaagaagacgaCAATGAAAATGAAGAAAGGGGTTTGGACGGCTAATCGATgttaaataatataattaaaaataataaacaaaaatacTAAAAGAGGATTAAGTGTAGTAGGTATTTAGTAAGGTTTGGGTTCATTTCTAGAACCaaacttaataaaataaaaaaatcttttttaatattattaaagggaccaaaattaatataatatagaGATCGTGGCTAAAATAAATTACTTTAATCTATGACTACTTTAGTAATTTTAGAATGTactaatataatataaaaattaaaatatctcccaATGTAGTGAATcatcaaaatttgaattaaaaaagaATTGCACAAGTACTAAATTTTATAGACAATGTGACatcttagttttttattttttattatgttgACAATGTGTATTTAGTTTTTTGAACCTATTTTGAGAGTCATTCATTCGGTGCtataaaagattttttaactGAGGATAAATGGATAAATATTAATAGAGATCTATATAGACGGTTAATATTTTTAGGTCTGTTTTTTATTGGAGAGAAAAATCTCTCCTATAATACGTTGTAATTGAGATTCAAATCTTAAATCTATTAATTATTTGTTAGAGGATCTAACTGTTATATCATAATTTGAAGATGATAATATGATATCTTATGGGCATATTACATATGTGTATTGTTTatttattctatgatttttgttaAGTAACTTTAGATTGTGACCTTCATCTCACCAAACACTTCCTTGCTATGTGACGCCTAGAGGAGGCTAGCAACTAACATATTCAAGTCGAATGAGCACTTGATTCATGCTATAAATATAAATGCCCACAGGGCATAGTGTAATTAGTTCCCAATAAGTAAATTTGCTTTCTTGGGCATGAGTTTAAATCATGGGACTGACAATTTAGAATACCCTCTCTCTTGGGGCCTACTATCTACTTGATTTATCTGTCCATATATTGTTATAAGACTAATAATACTAGGATAAACGAAATCACCTTTTTACTTTCTCAATTCATGCTATAAATGTTAACACTTTCACTCGATAAACAATGATATGATCATTAATCAAACGTTAACATATGAAGAACTCTGCGGTCTAGGTACTGATCAAAGAGATATTCTCGTGCTAGCTAACAACTTGTCATCTCAATATATCTGCAACAACAATTTTCTGTATAATCTTCTTATTACTGTATCATTTTTTCCCTCATCAATAGAGTAAATCTACCTCTTATTTGGTGAATGTGAATCCAAATCCAGGAGAAATCTAACTAAAATATTTATATTGCTATCCTCAAAAGACGTTTCTATCACCACGTTGGGGAAAGCAAATAGACACTGCTGCAATAGGATCAGTAAGCAGTTATTcactgacaggtggttacgattctctgaccttGTTGTTATGTAGTGCCTTCTGTCTCGACCGGGTTTGAGTAAGGTAGCTCGGGATGATCAGTCGGGTATAACACTTGGCCTAAACCGTGGAGGGTCGGGAGCCGTGGAGAGATCGCCCAAGAATTGATCGAGAGTTTAGCTTACTGAGAGCACTAGGTCTAAGTACAACCAGACCGTGAGAGTCCAACCTGTCAAAGTCAAGTCAGGTATCAGCCCGACTGTTTACCCATGTGTTTCAGGTTTGGAGTTTCGGTCTGTGAGAACTCGACCGAGAATCAGGTTGCTGACGTCGTCATCCAGTCTTACTTCTTCTTTCCATATCTGTTGACTGTCATGTCTCCTTGACTTATGACTGTTACGTCCTCTTGACTTATGACTGTTACGTCCTCTTGACTTATGACTGTTACGTCCTCTTGACTTCGACCCAATTCTTATCGGATGCTACCGTTATACACCGTATCAACACTAATTTTATACTTACCTCATTAACTTGGAAATAAGTACCATTTAGTGGAAAGCTTCCTCAATTCGCTGTTCGACATGGTATCTGTCCATCACAATATTTCAAATAGTAGCAAGCACATAAGATTGATTATCAACAAATCCATAGCCTTGTATACACAAATTTTCCTATCTTCTCCTTGTAGACAAATACATTATTTAAGAATAAAGGACAGAATTATTGAGGTAGGaggaatcataactatttcaaaacttATAGCCAAATGTCCAATGCTGTTTATTTGAATATATCTAAAGATGGGATGTTTTGGGATGTTTTGTTCAGGAAACAAAGTCACAACCACAATAATTCTACTGATAATGAACCTTGTAGGATCTAACATCTAACCACAGC from Zingiber officinale cultivar Zhangliang chromosome 6B, Zo_v1.1, whole genome shotgun sequence carries:
- the LOC121993041 gene encoding arogenate dehydratase/prephenate dehydratase 6, chloroplastic-like; this translates as MSSMVAALLPSNPTATPNHRCALLSLRRRLTAAVRFSHCPVASASFTRASRSDWQALCAILSSKSAAAAAALGSSSDKPSNSPVDPSAAEPDHGEATNHRLPSSINSTSAIVKSVVFSAAAGGVDLAPTPNLPRPLSIADLSPAPMHGSRLRVAYQGVPGAYSEAAAGKAYPNCEPIPCDQFEVAFQAVELWIADRAVLPVENSLGGSIHRNYDLLLRHRLHIVGEVQLPVHHCLLALPGVRKEYLTRVMSHPQALAQCELTLTRLGLNVTRESFDDTAGAAEYVANNGLRDTAAIASARAAELYGLQVVADGIQDDSSNVTRFVMLAREPIIPRTDRPFKTSIVFAQDREGTSVLFKVLSAFAFRDISLTKIESRPHRHRPIRLVDDANVGTAQHFEYMFHVDFQASMAEPRAQNALAEIQEFTSFLRVLGSYPMDMTPWSTSSSPTPPPSSSPSL